Part of the Salmo trutta chromosome 5, fSalTru1.1, whole genome shotgun sequence genome is shown below.
TGGTACTCCGTGCATAGCTTGAGGCACGTGGCTGGTATCCAAAGTGACTGGTGCCATGGTTTGAGGCGCCGAATAATATTCCTGTGCTAAAGTGAGTTTCCTCTCCCTCCAGCAGTTTTCTGAGGGTCAAACACAGGTCAAAAAGTATTTTGTCAATACATTTATAGCTGAGAGTGATTAGTGACTAACATATTGTAACATTATTTTTGAAATAGTATGGAGGGCAAGGGCATATTCCCATAATGGGAGTCACTAAGACTTTGCTAACAGGCCCTGGTCACAGGTCCTGGTAGACGTAAATTACCTGTAGGCAGCTATTTCAATGTCCAGAGCCATTTTGACATTGAGCAGATCCTGGTACTCTCGAAGATGCTGAGCCATGTCATTCTTGATGTTCCGCAAATCATTGTCCAGGTGCCCAATGGTATCCTGTTTAGGTGAAAGGTAGAAACAAATTAGACCTTAACATCTCCTTTGCAGAAGGCCTCTCAGTACTGAATGTCATTACATGGACCAAGGAAAAAAACTTTGTCCAGATGGGAATACTTAATCTATATCCTTTCCTTGAGTCCTACTCTTGGTTTAATCTGAATTTCCAGGTAACCATATGCATTGAATTATCTATAAGGACACAGTAGCCTGTGTTCACTTGTTGGTGGCAAGGAAGAGGATTTGAACGCTTGCGCAAGAGGTCAAAAACGGATGACCACTAATCCGATTTAGGGTAGTATAAATACACGGGGTTCGTTCAGGATAATGCACTGCATTTGGTGAGTCTACTCTACGGGGTTGAAGCTAGGTTCGTAGACTACTCTGACGCCGACGTGCCGTTATGTTTCCTGTCATGTCAAGCAGCGTGATAgtgatacactgaacaaaaatataaatgtaaagtgttggtccaatgtttcatgagctgaaatacaaacctgcacccctgcccagtcatgaaatccatagattagggcctaatacatttatttaaattgactgatttacttatatgaactgtaactcagtaaaatctttgaaattgttgcatgttgagtttatatttttgttcagtatatatgatGAACACATGACATCACGTCACACGAGCCCCCGCGGGCTCTCATGGTCAGTCTTATAAGACTTTCTCAGCTGGACAGGACACGACAAGACATACAGCTGTGATGATTCAAGCAGAAGGTTAACGTTGCTGATATCTGCTAGAAATCCTCTTTATTTTGAGAGCTCGTGGGCGATCCTGCCACTTCGTGCGGTTGCAAGTTTAGAgcatttcagaaccatggacagggAAGGTTGACTTCCAGATGTCATCCCAGAACACACAACAGTCTCAGAATAATAACAATGTTTTAAGATGCAAAGACGGCTACCCATTGCATTATAAATCATGTATTGAAATGTGTTTATTTACAAATAATTTGCGTAATCTTACTTTTCCATCACACATGATGTTCTCACTTCCCCAACACAGGCGCACATGTGCAAGGAGGGGTGCGTGTATGTGTGAGAAAAAGAGCTGTCAAGTGCAAACAAACGTATTTTACCTGCAAACTTGCGATTTCAAGATTGTGTCCATCTTCTGTCTCTCGAATCTGCCGTTCCAAAGACTCGTTCATGCCACGTAGGGTCTCCAACTCAATTGTCTTGGACTGCAGTTGTCTCCTGAATTCGTTGATCTCCTCCCTGCTGGCCCGCATTGCCTCATTGCTCCTGGTGGCCTGCTCGTTGAGATTGGCAAACTTGGATTTATACCACTCTTCCGCGGAGTGCAGGTTCTTAGAAGCCAGAGTCTCGTACTGATTGCGGATCTCTTTCAGAGCCGAGGTGAGGTCGGGTTTGGCCAGCTCTACCTCGACTGACACATGAGCTGCCTGGACCATACCGCTCAGTTCGGCCACCTCCTCGTCGTGGACCTTCCTCAGGAAGGATATCTCATCCAGGAGGCCCTCCACTTTGCGCTCTAGATCCAGCCGCGCCATGGTGGCGTCATCCACGTCCTTTTTGAACGACCGCAGGGTCTGCTCAGCCTCCTCGCGCGCCCTTATCTCCTCCTCATATTTGGCCCTAAGCTTGTGCAGGTCTTCTTCTAAGTTGTCCCTATCGATGAGAATGTGGGCTTTCTCGCTGCCGATCTCCTCCACTTGCGCGCGAAGCTCGCGCATCTCCTGCTGGTATAGGTCCGCGATGCGGGATGGCTCGTGCTGCCTCTGGCGCAAAGTCACCAGCTCCGTCTCCAAGACTTTGTTCTGCTGCTCCAGGGTACGCACTTTCTCGATGAACATGGCGAAGCGGTCATTGAGACCCTGCAGTTGTTCTTTCTCATTGGTTCGGGTGACTTTCAACTCATTACCGAGGGCGGAGGACTGAGTCAATTCGAGGCTGTCACCTGGAACCGTCGAAAAGGAAGAAGACTGACCGGTCCTTCTGTAGTAGCCCAGCGATGACGCACTGCTGCGGGGGAGAGACACCGCAGACCTGTAACTGGTGGAGGACACAGAACTGCGGGAGGAGGCGGAGGGACTGCTCATACGAGAGGTTGAGGGTGAGAAACGAGGAGCGTCCCCGAAAATCTTTCGGTAGGACGACGAGGTATAGTGGTCAGATCCGTAGTTCATCTTTGCGATTGGCAAGAGAGGCTTTGGAAAGCTTTGGCTGCAGTGCTTATATAGGTTTTGGCAGACTGACCCAATACACACGGAGTTTTACATTATCCCCATAACATAAGCGCATGATAGACGATTTTCTAAAACGAATCTATTTCAACAAAACGTTAATAGGCCTAGactaaaatatatgttttttttaatgcatgTATCTTTTCTCCTATTATGCGGTGGAGGCTATATTCCTTTCCCCGAGCATCGATGGAACTGTCCACTTGGTGCTGTGCTGATGTCAGAGTATTTGTAACTAATCGTGCAGGTGTGAGCTGCTGCAGCCTGCGAAACTAGACATCTGTCTTTTGGCTCTATAAACTATATGGACAACTCGTTCGGCTTAGCAATATGTTTTACATCACTGATTCTGGTCGTGCGTCATGACGCTGTTGAATTGCCCCACAAATATGAATTCCCCGGTATATCACCATGCATGCACCTCATGACACCGACAGATGGAGACGTAGCCTTATATTTTAccttttcaatgggattcaaaaTGTGATATGTTTACCTTGGAAGGGAAATAGTTGTGCTGCAGGCTAATAGCAGTGCTTTTACGCACAGTCTGCCCACTTTCCCTATTTTTTGCACAGATTGCTCATATCTTATGCAACCGTGAGATCCTGTCATTGGCATCAAGTCGATCTGTGAACTCTGATCTGAATGGGGAGAGGTCAGATAGACCTTCAATGACGCCTACAAATAAGAATGTTCCAGTAGGCCTATTATTATAACATCTGTATATGGACTGTTCATTCTATGTATTGCATTTCTATATTCTGCACCAGGCTTCGCGCATGCTCTGTGAATCATTAGCTACCCACTCAATATATGCAACAAGACTGGTGAGTAGCTTGTCTCATCCTGTGATTCTAGCATAAATAGCAGCCTAACAACGTGGTATATAAACGAAGCATACACGACATGCAGATATGTATTGATTATTCTCTCGAGTGTGGACTAAAAGAGCCGGCTGCACTAAGCTGATTTGCTTGCTTTTAGCTTAGCTAGCAGCTGTCGTAGTTGATGGGGGGATAGAAAGTCTTGATTCGTCCCGCAACGAGCTATTATTGAACAATGGTTCGTTGTTGGACGAAGCAAATAAAGTAATGTTCCGCTAGCTGTCAAAATATCTCTACCTAGCAAACTTTAGCTGACTTGGTATTGTTGCCTGTTAGCTAGCTCTAGAAAAAGTGACTTCTCATGTGACAAGGAGTTGTCATGATCGAACAAAAAGATATGGGACTGAGTCGGACTCAGAACAGGCTAGCTAcatgggtagctagctagccctaGAAAGCTCCTCCCTGTGTTCCTCTATCCATTAGCTggcaacttagctagctagctgttgca
Proteins encoded:
- the inaa gene encoding internexin neuronal intermediate filament protein, alpha a, which encodes MNYGSDHYTSSSYRKIFGDAPRFSPSTSRMSSPSASSRSSVSSTSYRSAVSLPRSSASSLGYYRRTGQSSSFSTVPGDSLELTQSSALGNELKVTRTNEKEQLQGLNDRFAMFIEKVRTLEQQNKVLETELVTLRQRQHEPSRIADLYQQEMRELRAQVEEIGSEKAHILIDRDNLEEDLHKLRAKYEEEIRAREEAEQTLRSFKKDVDDATMARLDLERKVEGLLDEISFLRKVHDEEVAELSGMVQAAHVSVEVELAKPDLTSALKEIRNQYETLASKNLHSAEEWYKSKFANLNEQATRSNEAMRASREEINEFRRQLQSKTIELETLRGMNESLERQIRETEDGHNLEIASLQDTIGHLDNDLRNIKNDMAQHLREYQDLLNVKMALDIEIAAYRKLLEGEETHFSTGILFGASNHGTSHFGYQPRASSYARSTNKEKEAAQKDGFKEITEEKVEKSDEADINSNN